One genomic window of Polyangium aurulentum includes the following:
- a CDS encoding tetratricopeptide repeat protein, whose product MRSHVLAGCLLLGLPLVSALTLPPSTAYADFDPSGRNKKPKPKPGAGKPGPQKPGPSKPGPQKPTGPDAGEAGGKGPSSETLIARYTAIVLSQPSAPFPLQRLSQLYRERDGNIKKLIEEFEKRAQTPGPEAWASKVALAGIYKLDGRPDEAIKTYQAAIAEKPNDPQAMLALAQLQSERGEKTAARASYEKALPLLKVAADIEQTTRTLLGICLDVKDFEGAKKYHDALVKSAQGSLFVKAELGRELLNRGEYARAEGEFRELVKAAAGDNRALAPALRDLGQALAKQKKTEEALTTLKRAMAIAGGAAGVRAEILLIMTDAFRAEGKLAELIPILEAERAQDAQRLATLGSLYEETGDVDKAIATYRKVLASDGKQIDVRLKLVHLLQTAGELDAAIKEYEALIKAAPGNPDFVFELCETLIQRGDRPKALKLLTELEARAGQEPEILASVADFYERVEEKEKALKVLQRLATAAGGDATYVIDLGDRYYQAGDKKKALETWARIKTIIPNRAKASSTLGEVYLDHDMPLEALTALREAVQIEPANVRYKKNLAIAIERTAASLGNANQRYAEARTLWEELLASAENDKLLAREARTHIVSLWSLAHELPSRVGPLQQRFNANPPDIESGRLLAEVQRRLHRLADAEAVLRRVVDLAPGDEESLLALERVLVLEQNLSGAIDVLAKLAEVNPKRAREFYQRMAQYAAELYRDDDAIKYAARAVELSPEDANGHQKLGDMYRRRQDIPHAIAEYRQAIAKNDRLFPVYFDLAEMLLSSGQVDEADRLFRRVVRASPDEELVARAARMSMQVNLGRGTLESLERELLPVAVGNPQKPLYRRLLVELYGAMTFPLVQKVRSGGTPAASAAARAELAKIGARAIKPLLDALADDKESQQKIAIEVLAYVENKSAGPALYNFATGQADKSLRVRAMIACGALRDPAILPRYESMLAPKDAAGAILPSDSIAVAAAWGVARMGDKKAEALLVKLLASASPEVRGVAAVGLGLTHDKKHAPALAALARAPEAGATARAAAIHAFAELGVASPNELSMLVALADSSEPLLRQAALVALARLAIKGDAAQSASAADAIAAGIFSTDEALRRAAVAASASLATRSFTRSGEPLPVPDGPLAVRDILAGLGPDPAEAAARARALVTLSPSLERAAVAAASTSPDRARVVADALLSGKDTLGLMPLTDPQAKLDPETEKAVAAAVERIAAAVVPAFVALERHPAIEVRTRAVELLARRPEKEAQAAVIDALSDPEESVRRAALSALGTVKDASTIGAVAKLGREAPSWPLRVRAAEALGRLGAGSASPVAMETLRSMAQKDPYALVREAAARAMASLDRAAAAPLLRELAAKDPEPRIRQTATQLLDGKPPPAAAP is encoded by the coding sequence GTGCGCTCCCACGTCCTCGCCGGCTGTCTTCTCCTTGGCCTGCCGCTCGTCAGTGCGCTCACGCTCCCCCCGAGCACCGCGTACGCGGATTTCGACCCGTCGGGGCGCAACAAGAAGCCGAAGCCCAAGCCCGGCGCGGGCAAGCCGGGGCCGCAGAAGCCCGGCCCGAGCAAGCCCGGGCCGCAGAAGCCCACGGGCCCCGACGCGGGCGAGGCAGGCGGCAAGGGCCCCTCGAGCGAGACGCTCATCGCCCGCTACACGGCCATCGTGCTGTCGCAGCCGAGCGCGCCGTTCCCGTTGCAGCGCCTGTCGCAGCTCTACCGCGAGCGCGACGGCAACATCAAAAAGCTCATCGAGGAGTTCGAGAAGCGCGCCCAGACGCCCGGGCCCGAGGCGTGGGCGTCGAAGGTGGCCCTCGCGGGCATCTACAAGCTCGACGGCCGCCCCGACGAGGCCATCAAGACCTACCAGGCCGCGATCGCCGAGAAGCCGAACGACCCGCAGGCGATGCTCGCCCTCGCCCAGCTCCAGTCCGAGCGCGGCGAGAAGACGGCCGCGCGCGCGAGCTACGAGAAGGCCCTGCCGCTGCTCAAGGTGGCCGCGGACATCGAGCAGACGACGCGCACGCTGCTCGGGATCTGCCTCGACGTGAAGGACTTCGAGGGCGCGAAGAAGTACCACGACGCGCTCGTGAAGAGCGCGCAGGGCTCGCTCTTCGTGAAGGCGGAGCTCGGGCGCGAGCTTCTGAATCGCGGCGAGTACGCGCGCGCCGAGGGCGAGTTCCGCGAGCTGGTGAAGGCGGCCGCAGGCGACAACCGCGCCCTCGCGCCCGCGCTGCGCGATCTCGGCCAGGCGCTCGCGAAGCAGAAGAAGACGGAGGAGGCGCTCACCACGCTGAAGCGCGCGATGGCGATCGCCGGCGGCGCCGCGGGCGTGCGCGCCGAGATCCTCCTGATCATGACCGACGCCTTCCGCGCCGAGGGCAAGCTCGCCGAGCTCATCCCGATCCTCGAGGCCGAGAGGGCCCAGGACGCCCAGCGCCTCGCCACGCTCGGCTCGCTCTACGAGGAGACAGGCGACGTCGACAAGGCGATCGCCACCTACCGCAAGGTGCTCGCGAGCGACGGCAAGCAGATCGACGTGCGCTTGAAGCTCGTGCACCTCTTGCAGACCGCCGGCGAGCTCGACGCGGCGATCAAGGAGTACGAGGCGCTCATCAAGGCGGCCCCGGGCAACCCCGACTTCGTCTTCGAGCTGTGCGAGACCCTGATCCAGCGCGGCGACAGGCCGAAGGCGCTGAAGCTGCTCACGGAGCTGGAGGCGCGCGCAGGCCAGGAGCCCGAGATCCTCGCGTCCGTCGCCGACTTCTACGAGCGCGTCGAGGAGAAGGAAAAGGCGCTCAAGGTGCTCCAGCGGCTCGCCACCGCCGCGGGCGGCGACGCGACGTACGTCATCGATCTGGGCGACCGCTACTACCAGGCCGGCGACAAGAAGAAGGCGCTCGAGACCTGGGCGCGCATCAAGACGATCATCCCGAACCGCGCGAAGGCGAGCTCCACGCTCGGCGAGGTGTACCTCGATCACGACATGCCCCTCGAGGCGCTCACCGCGCTGCGCGAGGCGGTGCAGATCGAGCCCGCGAACGTCCGCTACAAGAAGAACCTCGCCATCGCCATCGAGCGCACGGCCGCCTCGCTCGGCAACGCGAATCAGCGCTACGCCGAGGCGCGCACGCTGTGGGAGGAGCTGCTCGCGAGCGCCGAGAACGACAAGCTCCTCGCCCGCGAGGCGCGCACGCACATCGTGAGCCTGTGGTCGCTCGCGCACGAGCTGCCGAGCCGCGTGGGGCCGCTGCAGCAACGCTTCAACGCGAACCCGCCGGACATCGAGTCGGGCAGGCTGCTCGCCGAGGTGCAAAGGCGCCTGCACCGCCTCGCCGACGCCGAGGCCGTGCTGCGCCGGGTGGTGGACCTCGCGCCCGGCGACGAGGAGAGCCTGCTCGCGCTCGAGCGCGTCCTCGTGCTCGAGCAGAACCTCTCGGGCGCGATCGACGTGCTCGCCAAGCTCGCCGAGGTCAACCCCAAGCGCGCCCGCGAGTTCTACCAGCGCATGGCCCAGTACGCGGCCGAGCTGTACCGCGACGACGACGCGATCAAGTACGCCGCGCGCGCCGTGGAGCTGTCGCCCGAGGACGCCAACGGCCACCAGAAGCTCGGCGACATGTACCGCCGGAGGCAGGACATCCCGCACGCGATCGCCGAGTACCGCCAGGCCATCGCGAAGAACGACCGGCTCTTCCCGGTCTACTTCGACCTCGCCGAGATGCTCCTGTCGTCCGGGCAGGTCGACGAGGCCGACAGGCTCTTCCGGCGCGTCGTGCGCGCCTCGCCCGACGAGGAGCTGGTGGCGCGGGCGGCGCGCATGTCGATGCAGGTGAACCTCGGCCGGGGGACGCTCGAGTCGCTCGAGCGCGAGCTTCTGCCCGTGGCCGTGGGCAACCCGCAGAAGCCGCTCTACCGGAGGCTGCTCGTCGAGCTGTACGGTGCGATGACGTTCCCGCTCGTGCAGAAGGTGCGCAGCGGCGGCACGCCCGCAGCCTCGGCGGCGGCGCGCGCCGAGCTGGCCAAGATCGGGGCGCGCGCGATCAAGCCGCTGCTCGACGCGCTCGCCGACGACAAGGAGTCGCAGCAGAAGATCGCGATCGAGGTGCTCGCCTACGTCGAGAACAAGAGCGCGGGGCCGGCCCTCTACAACTTCGCGACGGGCCAGGCCGACAAGAGCCTGCGGGTGCGGGCGATGATCGCCTGCGGCGCGCTGCGCGATCCGGCCATCCTGCCCCGCTACGAGAGCATGCTCGCGCCCAAGGACGCGGCGGGGGCGATCCTGCCGAGCGACTCCATCGCCGTCGCTGCCGCGTGGGGCGTGGCGCGCATGGGCGACAAGAAGGCCGAAGCGCTGCTCGTGAAGCTGCTCGCGTCGGCCTCGCCCGAGGTGCGTGGCGTGGCGGCCGTGGGCCTCGGGCTCACGCACGACAAGAAGCACGCGCCCGCGCTGGCGGCCCTCGCCCGCGCGCCCGAGGCAGGAGCGACCGCGCGCGCCGCGGCGATCCACGCCTTCGCCGAGCTGGGCGTGGCCTCGCCGAACGAGCTGAGCATGCTGGTCGCGCTCGCGGACTCGAGCGAGCCGCTCTTGCGTCAGGCGGCGCTCGTCGCGCTCGCGCGGCTGGCCATCAAGGGCGACGCGGCGCAGAGCGCGTCGGCGGCGGACGCGATCGCGGCAGGGATCTTCTCGACCGACGAGGCGCTCCGGCGCGCGGCCGTGGCGGCGTCGGCCTCGCTCGCGACGCGCTCGTTCACGCGCTCGGGCGAGCCCTTGCCGGTGCCGGATGGACCGCTCGCGGTGCGCGACATCCTCGCGGGCCTCGGGCCGGATCCGGCGGAAGCCGCGGCCCGCGCTCGTGCGCTCGTGACGCTCTCGCCCTCGCTCGAGCGCGCCGCCGTGGCCGCGGCCTCGACGTCGCCCGATCGGGCGCGCGTCGTGGCGGACGCGCTCTTGTCGGGCAAGGACACGCTCGGCTTGATGCCCCTCACCGATCCTCAGGCGAAGCTCGATCCGGAGACGGAGAAGGCCGTCGCGGCGGCGGTCGAGCGCATCGCGGCGGCGGTGGTGCCCGCGTTCGTGGCGCTCGAGCGGCACCCGGCGATCGAGGTGCGCACGCGGGCGGTGGAGCTGCTCGCGCGCCGGCCGGAGAAGGAGGCGCAGGCGGCCGTGATCGACGCGCTCTCCGACCCCGAGGAGAGCGTTCGCCGGGCGGCCCTGTCGGCGCTCGGCACGGTGAAGGACGCCTCCACGATCGGCGCGGTCGCCAAGCTCGGTCGCGAGGCGCCGAGCTGGCCCTTGCGCGTGCGCGCGGCCGAGGCGCTCGGCCGTCTCGGCGCGGGGAGCGCCTCGCCGGTCGCGATGGAGACCTTGCGCTCGATGGCCCAGAAGGACCCTTACGCGCTCGTGCGCGAGGCCGCCGCGCGGGCGATGGCCTCGCTCGATCGCGCCGCGG